The nucleotide sequence CGCATCGGGAGGCGGGGTGGGTGCAGTGGAGGCCGCATAGCCGTACTTCGGCGTGTCACCGGAGAGGTACAGCTTGGCTTCGTACATCGTCTCGGCCAGCGGCGTGCCGACGTATGGGGAATTACAGTTCGAAGGTTCCGACGGGCTGCCATCGCAGGCCGGTCCATACGCATTGGGGTTGACGTCGTCGATCATGGCCTTGATCGCCGCCTTGCGCGTCATCGAGGTGGCGTTGTACGTGACAGTGTCATTCTGTTTCCCGATCGCCATCGCGACGTACCCGCCGTCGGGCGTGGGATTGTTCCCGTGGAACAGCATCAGCCCGAAGTTGACACCCGGGTTGGAGTCGATGATCTGCTTGGTGACCCGCTTCGCGACGCTTAGGCGGCTTTCGGTCACGGTGACGGACTGGCTACGATAGTTTAGGTAGTTGCCAGTAAAGAACGTGTATTGTGCCCATGTCGCCAACCTCTTGCCGTTAGCAGTCTGGTTTGTATAGCCGTTGCTTTTATTCTCAAGCCACTTTGAACCCGTGTCTTCGGCATCGGCCACGGCGTTGTCATGATCCTGTTTGCAGTCCACGACGCCCGTCGGATCCGGCGTCAAGGCGCTCCAGTTTTTAGTCCAACTTTGAGCGCTCATGGCCGCATAAAAAGTTGCGGTACCCTGTCCGTTACGATCGGTGGTCTTGTCGACGTGCCAGGGCAGGCCGGAACTCTCGCAGCGGTTATTGTCCGGTGGGATCCATTGGTCGGGATAGCTTGTCGCAGAAGTCGGCTCCGATTGATTGTTGTCCTCGTCTATCCAGTAAAGCCGGTCAGCCACAAAGGCGTCGCCGGGGTCGCCCGCGTATGCGTAAACCGTGTTTGGATCGTACGCTGGCGCCGTCGTCACATTGTTGCCCGCCATGCTCGACGAATTGTCGAAGATGATGAGCACGTTCGGCGCGTCGTCGCGCGACACTCCCGGCGGCTCGAGATAGATGTCGGTATCGAGGGAAAGGCCGACGCTCGAGTAGCCGAGCGCGGCGCCGATGAACAAGGCAAGCAGAGTGCGTTTATTGGCCATGGTGGTGACCCTTATTCGGACTTGTTCACGATCTGGCTGACCCCTTGGTGCAGGGCTGTCTTGGCGCTGGTCGCGGCGACCTCGCCCGTGCTCTTCTGGTCGAAGTTCGCGGAATCGAAGTTGATCGCGCTGTAGCCGGATCCCCGCTTGGGTGGGGAAAAGGCGAGAAACTCCGTCGTTACGGTTGCCTTGGCTTTGTAGGTGCCGGATCCGAAGTCAAAGTCGTTCGTGACGGGGTTGTAAAGATCGAAACTGCCGGCGGTATTCATCGCTCTGCTGAGCCCGGATTCCGCCGCCTCGAAGGCCCGGTGCGTGTCTTGCGTGTTGCGCGCCATGACGGCCTGCAGCGAGCCCGTATCCATCGCCGAGATCCCCAGTATGGTGAGCACGAGCAGGATGACGAGGGCCATCACGAGCGCCGTGCCGCACTGTCGACCGACAGGGGGGCGAGCGGCTCTGCCGCGATGCCTCGGCGGCGAGGCAGCCGCGACGGTAAGGTGGATAGACTCGCGATTATTCATTGCAGGTTCCGTAGAACCACCGTGGTTCGAAATACTCGGCGCTGGTAGTTATCGTTCTTCGGCCCATCGTCATAATTCGGGTCGTATTCGCCATCGCCGTCCACGTCATATCCGGGTGTCGTATCTATGAACGGCCTATATTCTTTGCTTCCGCTGTCGGTGTGCGCGAGGCTTCGTGCGACCAATCCGATCCTGGCGCTGACCACGTTGCTCCAGTTTGTGACCTCGTTGGCTTTGCGATAAACATCGGGTACCCGATCGCCGTTCACAGTGTCCTCGCCATACAGCAGCTGGAGGTCTTCGATGCCTTCGACGAGCTCGTACTCCTTGGTCTTGACTTCGTCTCCCTCGGTAATCAGCGTAATCCGGTGAAGCGCAGGCTGGCCGGATACCTCGCTCTCCTTTACGTAATAGAGCGCGTAGTAGTACTTTGCGATTTTCGCGTCATCTTCGAAAATCTTGCCGAGATTCTTCGTGGAGTTGCCCGGCACTTTGCTGTCGCCGTCAGAACCGGTGTTGTGCACGACCGTGCCGGTGACAGCGTCCCCCATGTTCCCGGGGCCCGTGATCTGAAAGAGGGCGCCGGCGCTGCAGTCGTTCACGAAAACAATTTCACCGACCTTGAGGCCCGAGCCGCTGGTATGAAGCGCCGCCGAGGTCGTCGGCATGAACGGTTCATCGACATCGACTTCCGTGTTGGGGTCGAGGTAACGGATGGCGATTGCATCCGTGCCCGCAAGCATATCGGTGGGCGGAGGGACGGCCGGGGAAGCCAGCGGATACCAATTGCTCCTGTCATCGGAGCCCTGTATCGGGTTGCTGACGTCGAAGGCTTCGCCACCAGACGAGCCGTTCAGCGTGTTCGTGACGCTGGTGATTTCATCGGCGCATCCGTAGTAGCCCGCCATGCGCAGGTCTCGCATGATCGTCTGCATGGCGTGTCGGGCGTTTTCCTGGAGACGCGCCATTCCGTCCTGCATCACGTAGCTTCGTTTGCTGTCCAGTAACAGCGTCGACACCGCGGCAAGAATGAGCAGGCCGATGGTCATCGCGACCATCAGTTCAACCAGATTCACGCCGTGCATGTTGCGCAGCGGTGTCCGCATGGTCGTCCTCATAGCTCGACCACCCATTCCTGCTGTACCGCGAAATCGCGCTCCATCCACCGCATCACAATCGTGTACTGATTACCGTCTTTGGTGACCGTCGAACGCTCATTACCCTGCGGCAGGATGCGCGCCTGGTCCTGGTACCACTTGCCGACGTCGTAAGTAGCCATTGTGTTGCTGTCGCAGACCACCGCATCGCACTTGCAGGTGCTGGCTGCGCAGGAGTCGTATGCGCCTTTCTTGCTGTTGATCGCGGTTTCATCCGGAATGTGGTAATAGCTTGCCGCCTTGGGGTTGGCGCGGATGCGGTCGATCAGTTCATACGCGAGCATCGAGGCCTGGGTGCGCAAGTAACCGTCGGTGTTCAGCTGCATCGCTTGAACCTGCAACAGCGCGAGACCCAGGAGCCCGAGCGAAAGCACCAGCAGGGCGATGAGCACCTCGACCAACGTAAATCCGGAAAATCGGCTATTCCGCATGGGTGTTTCTAACAGTCGATGTTCGCGAGCGTGTGGCGGCCGAACTCGTTGACCGTGACCTTGCGGCCCCGGCCGAGCTTCGTGTTACAGAAGGAGTACTCGATGGCGTCGTCTGTATCGGTGGCCCTTAGCGCGGGTACGGCCCCCTGCCGGTCGTAGAGGGAGAGATTGATGCCACCCCCCGTCGACAGAACGGAGCTGGCGGCCATGGAACCGGGTAGGCTTTCTCTCGCGCGGACGACCTCGTCGGTTCCTGCCGTCCAGGCCGAGTTGCCGTCTTTGTCTACGAATACGAGCCAACCGCGCTCCCAGGTGGAGGCGGAACACGTTGACGCGTCGGTCGAGGTGCAAACCCCGACCCTTAAGCCGCGCTTCACCGCCTCGGTGCGGGCCACGCTGAGATCCGAGATAAGGTTGTTTGTCGCCGACGTGAGCCGATTGCTTTCTACAAACCTGTTAATCGCCGGCAAACCAACACCAAGCAGAACCCCGATAACCACCAGGGTGGCCATAAGCTCGACGAGGTTAAACCCGGCCATAGACCTGCAAAAATGCCGAAAACCGACCGACGGCATAAAAGCGGGGACGAACGGATATTTATCCTGCAGATAAATGCAGACGAACGGTTCCTTTTGGCAGACAAAAGGAGCCTTCGAGTACCTGCGTAACTTTCTCTCTAAAGCCATTTAGCGGTTGGGCTGCTGGATTTGTTTCTGTCTACTGAAGAGTCTAATTCGGAGTACCCCGACTTCAATTGCCGCTTTACGTCAGTTTCACGAGAATTGCCCCGTTGCTGGAGCACGAGCGGGGGAGAAACGCTGACGAGTACGTTCGTTAGAATTGATGCAAATCAAGGCGCTTCGTGCCTGGGGCTGGCAATTTTTCGCCTACCCGAGGGTGGCGCCTCAAATCGTCTCGTTTTATACTTATTCCAAATGATGCACGCACACGCGACCGAGCACGGCAAAAGACTTTCTCAACCCGAGATCGTCGCCCTGCTTCGTGGTCGGGGTATCAATCCGACCACGCAGCGGATTCAGATCGTCAGGGTTCTCTTCGAGCGCGGGACGCACCTGTCGGCCGAGGACGTCTTCAGGGCGGTCAACGCCGAGTCGCACCACGTGTCAAAGGCGACCGTCTATAACACGCTCGGGCTCCTCGCCGAGAAGGGCGTGGTCCGGGAGGTGATCGCGGACCCGACGCGTATCTTCTACGATCCCAATACGGCGCCGCATCACCATCTCTACGACGAGGGAACCGGACAGCTGACGGACATCGACGCCGGCGAAGTGCAGGTGAGTGGCCTCCCCGAGTTACCCGAGGGCGCCATGCTTCAGGGCGTCGACGTGATCGTCCGCTTCCGCGCCAAGTAGTCGCCTGTTTCGCCGTCATTCTGTTCAGGCCGGCCGCCGCGCCGCTTGGTTGCGGCCCCCCTTCGCCGTATACTGCCCGCCTTTCCGCTGCCCCGCCGGTGTAGCTCAGTTGGTAGAGCAACTGATTCGTAATCAGTAGGTCCGCGGTTCGAGTCCGCGCACCGGCACCAACCGCTCCGTCATCACCCCATTTCCCTTCTGCCGAGGTAAATCGGCCCCTGTCCTGCCGAGCGATCGCCGCCCGTCGCGTGACGTGGCGGACTTTCCGCGGCACCGCACCCGGGAACAATAACCCCGCCTTCTCAGATTTTTTTGGCGCGTTTCCATGAGCTAGCCTTGGTCCCCCAAGACAAGGAGACGGCGAGATGGCGATCGTCAAGGTCATCGAGGTGTTGGCTCAGTCGGACAAGAGCTGGGAAGACGCGGCCCATAGCGCGCTCCAGGAGGCGTCTAAAACGGTGCGAAACATCAAATCGATTTACGTCAAGGAGTTGCAGGCGAAGGTGGAGAACAACCGCATTTCCGAATATCGCGTCAATGCGAAGATTTCATTCGTAGTGGAGTGACCCGCTGGCCGGGGGCGGAACGGCCCGCGCGGACGGCACCAGGCGCCCACGCGCGGAGCATCCGGGCGGAGTGATTCGATCTCTCGCGGAGGAAGCATGACAGAGAGGAAGACCACGGCGGCATGGCGCTCGCCGGCGGGCGAGGACGCAGTGGACGAGCGGCGTCGCATGATCGCCGAGGCAGCCTACTTCCGCGCGGCCGCGCGCGGTTTTCGGGGCGGGGACCCGGTGCAGGACTGGCTGGCTGCCGAGGCCGAGATCGACCAGGCGCTGCCGCCGCCCGAGCGGCAGACCGAGGAGCGGGCGATTTACGAACAGCTGCGGGAGGAGATCGAACGCCGTTTCGCCGAGATGCGCGGCGCGGTGAACGCCGACGGCGTGCGCGCCGCGGTCGACCGCGCCGTCGTTCAGCTCAAGGAGATGGGTGGCTATACCGCCGACGCAATCAACAAGGTCGCCGATACCGTGAAAAAGGATCTCGCCAGCGCCGCGGTCAAGATGGGTCCGGAATGGCAGAGGTTTTCGGCAAAGTCGGCGGATTCCTTCGCCGTGTGGCGTGACCGGGGCCGTGGCTTTCTGGCCGGCGCGGCGACGGCGGTGGGCGAATGGCTTCAACAGGCCGGGCGCCGATTCGAGCAGCAGTCCTACCGGGCCGGTGAAATGACGGCAAGCGGGAGCTTCGAATGCACGGCGTGCGGGGAAAAGCTGAGCCTCGCACAACCCGGGCATCTGCCGCCGTGCCCGAATTGCCGAAACCTGGAATTTCGTCGTTTGTAGGGCTCGCCGGGGCCCCTGCACGGGAGTCATCCCCGGCCGAGTTCGGGGATCAGTGGCGTCTCGGGTGGATGACCAGATGCTTCAGCGGTTCGCGCCCGGCCGCTTCCGCGTCGAGATGGTAGCGGACGATCATGCGGTGCTGCATGCGGCGTATCATCGGCCGGCGGGGCGCAAGCGCGACTTCCACGCCTTCGTTCAGTACTCGCTGTATCGCGTGCTCGACCTCGCGAACGGCGTCTTTCACCTCTTCGTCGTCGAAGCCCTGCATGACGTTGAAGACGTTTTGGAGCACACGGCGCAGCTGTGCCGTGGTGTTGCTCTTCACGACGTGCAGGGGCAGTCCGGTGGCATCGACCAGGCGCGTGAGTCGGGCATCTTCCGCGCGCGATCGCAGGGCCACTATGAGATCTGAGTCCTCCGGGCGTCGTGCGGCCCGGGCATTGACCCGCAGGTCGCGTATCACGCGCTCGAGCAGGTCGCGACTGAGCGCGTAGGGATAGACGCGTACCGTCTTTTCGTGGGAGGGCGGGAGACGTTCGGCAACGCCGGCTTCCTCGGAGGGCCGGCGTTCGTCGGCGATCTCGCGCGCGCGTACGGTCGTTCCCCGTGTGCGGCGCTCGCCGCCCGGGTCCATGCCTTCCAGCAGCCGGTCGACCGCGAGCGCGGTGTCGCGATGGACGACGACCTCGTCGCGCTCGACGATTTCAACCACGATATCGAAGGTCGGCGGCGCGCGGCGCTCGGTGACGGTCTTGGGCGAACCGCGGCGGCGCGCCTCGTCGTCCGACAGCGTGACCACGTGCACGCCGCCGACCAGGTCGGAGAGCGTCGGGTTCATGACGAGGTTTTCGAGCGTGTTGCCGTGCGCCGTTCCGATCAGCTGCACGCCGCGTTCGGCAATCGTGCGTGCCGCCGCCGCTTCCGCCTCGGTGCCGATCTCGTCCACGACGATCACCTCGGGCATGTGGTTTTCCACCGCCTCGATCATCACCGCGTGCTGGCGCTCGGGATGGGGGACCTGCATGCGGCGGGCTTCTCCGATGGCGGGATGGGGGATGTCACCGTCGCCTGCGACCTCGTTCGAAGTGTCGATCACGATGACGCGCCGGCTCAGATCGTCGGCGAGTACGCGCGCCGCTTCGCGCAGCTTGGTCGTCTTGCCGATTCCCGGCCGGCCGAGGATGAGGAGGTTACGCCCGCTTTCGAGCAGGTCGCGCAGGATGTCGATCGTGCCGTGGACCGCCCGTCCGACACGCAGTGTCAGCCCGACGATCTGACCCTTCCGGTTTCGGAGGGCCGCAATCCGGTGCAGGGTTCGGGCGATCCCGGCCCGATTGTCCTCGGTGAACTCGCCGATACGGTCGATGACGTGGGCGAGGTCCTCCGGCCGGACGGCGCGCTGCGAGAGCGCCCTGGTGCGCCCGTCGATCCGCGCGGCAGCGGGCCGCCCGAGGTCCATGACGATCTCGGTGAGTGCGGTGCGGTCCGTATCGGTCAGGCTCCGGCGCAGGGAATCGGGCAGTACGGCCAGGAGGAGATCCAGCTCGTCGCTGCCCGGAGCAGATTGGGCGAGGGCGTCCGCCATGCCGTCAATCATACACGGGGCGCTCGGCATCCCGTTGCCCGGTGTACTGGCAAACGCTTCAACGCCGCCAGTTCACTCTCAGGATGTTCGACTCATCCGTATAGCGATAGTCGAGCTCTCCCTTGTAGGCATGGTGCACGGCGGTACCGATGGAGCGCGCCGTTCCCATGGTCGTGGTAGTAATAAGCACGCCGTCGTCGTGGTCCTCCAGCCCGATGATGCGCCGAAGCGGATGCAGTCCTTTCTCGCGTGCCTCCACGTTGTGGGCGAGATGCAGGATCTCGTCGCGGTGCGAAGCGAAAAAAGGTCCGTTCAGGGCGAGAAATCCGGCCGGGCAGCGGTCGTGCATGCGCTGGCACGCGGGGCAGACGAGAGGCTGCGCATCCTGCGAAGGCGGTGACCACTGCCATCTCCCCTTGTGGTAAACGGCGCGGCACTCCGGGCATACGGCCGGTTCTCGGGGCTTGCCGCGCATCTTGTAGGTGTCGTGCTCATACTCGCGCAGCAGCCTGTCGCGTCGCCGGTGGTTCGGACCGTTCGCGCTCTTCGTGCCCATCGTTCGCGCCTCCGTTCTGCCTGGATTCAGTATCCTGACCGTTCCGTGTACCGGCTTTGATTCACGTCAAAGCGCCGATCGCGGCGGACTCTTCCACCTCGCTTCGCAATTGCGCCTCGCGGTCGCGGTACTTGGGTGAGAAATGAAACGGCACCGTCCGTTTCGCGCGCGCCTCGCGCGCAAGCCAGCCGGCCTGACGTGTCGTCAAGTGGTGTTTCCGCGTCGCGTGCGCGACGTCCTCGTGGAGAAAGGGCGACTCCACGTAGAGCCAATCGGCGTCCCGCGCAAGCGACACGATACGTCGTACGTTGGCCGTGCTGAAGTCGCAGTCGACGATGTACGCGATCTTCTGTCCGGGGACCACCCGGACCAGGTGTTCCCGCAGCATCCCCAGGGGGAGATCGCGCGCGGTTGCGCCGGGCACGCGGACGAGAGTCTCATCGGGGAGGCCGGCGAGCACCGCCCGCTTGAGCGCGTGCAGCCACGGTCCCATAGGAAGGCCCATTTCCTGCAGCCGATTCTTCCAGACGTTGACGTGGGCCTTCTCTTCCAGGGCGAAGGCGAGAACCGAGGTGCCGTGCTCGAGGAAGACTGTCCGAACGCGAAGGGCCGGTTCGTCGAACAATACGCCGTCCACGAGCTTGAATGGTCGCTCGTTCGCGTGCCGGAACGCGGAAGAGGACGAGAACTCGCGGACGAAGGCGTTACCGTCGGGATGCACCTCCAGGACCTCGAAAACGAGCTGCGCCTCGTAGCGGTGCACCAGGTTCCACGTGTACGCGGCCAGCTTGTGTCCGACCTGGGCCGCGAAACCCGGCGGGCCGTAGAGGCGCAGCCGCTTGCCGCGGCCGAGGTGAAGCCGAAGGAGGTAATCGAAGCCGATGAAGTGGTCCATGTGCGCGTGGGAGACGAAGACGTCCGTCACCCGCAGCACACGGCGCGTGCTCAGCCCGCCGAGGTCGCCGAGATCGAAGAGCAGGGCGCGCCGCTCGAACATGAACTCCACGTACAGTCCGGGATCGCCGAAAGCGTCGTTGACCAGCTGAGGGTGGAACAGCGGCCGCATGCCCGTCGATTCTGCTCCTCGACTCTCACCCGCCGCCGTGACAAGGCGGCGTGATCCGCCGTCCGATCTTCGTTGCCGGCGCGGCCTTATTCCTGTTTCCCGCGCGCGCAACCGTGTAGGGCGGTCCGCCATTCGCTCAACGTCCGGTCTCGCGTCGGTCCCTCCGTCGCGCTTTGCAGCAACCGGTCGACATCGATCGGAAGCGACAGCGACTGCCACCCGCCCGAGACCTGGCAGTCGATCCGGACCTGCCATGGTGCCCCGTCCGACCTCGGCTCCACCTCGAACAGGTACGCGGACAGACCCAGCTGCTCCAGGAGCCCGGCTACCGCCTCCTTGGTCTGGGCAAGATCGCGTGTCGTGATCTGCGCCACGGTCAGCCGCCTTCGGGCTCTTCCTCGCTGTTCCGGCGACCCCGTTCCTCGAGCGGTTCTTCCCAGTCGCGCTCGTTCATGTCGGTTTCCGTGTAACCGAGGTCGTCCACCTCGACGTCGTCCATCGGGCCCGTCCAGTCCTCGGGCGCTTCGATCGCCTCGACTTCCAGCTCGGCCCACTGGTCGAAATCGATTTCCTCGATGTCGCCGTCGAAGTGCTGGATGTCGATCGTCCCCGCGTCGCGGTCGGCGGCCAGCACCTGAAACCGGTGTCCCTTGTCCCGATGCTGATACCACTGCGACTCGATCGGTTCCGCTTCTGCCATTTGTGCCTCCCGGGCGCGCGGCCCGGCTCAAGGGCGCGTTTCTCCCTTGCTGACCCAGACGCCGCGCATGCACCGCAGCACCTCGTCGCCGCAACGGACGTACTGCCCGACCGGATAGCGCACGTCGTTGAAGTAACAGGCGCCCTGCTCGAGCTCGTCGTCGAGAGAGGGCACCTCTTCGGCTTCTTCCCGTTCGACAATGGGAGAGGTGTGCAATTCCGGGTCGGGCGCACCCACCTGCGGAACACTGCTCGGCGCATTCATGGCGGTATCCCCTGTGAAAGTGTTTCTACTTCCGTGACCGCTCGGCTGTCCCGTCCAACCTGCCACGACCGGGACGCGCGCGCAAGCGCGAACGAGCGGCGGTGTTTGATCTGAATCAAAACGCGCGGGCGCCGTCGAATTAGAGTGCCCGAGGATGTCAGGAGAGCCGCCATGACCATCGCGAAGACCGTCGAGAACTACCTGCAGCAGAACCGGGTCGCCTATGACGTCGTTCCCCACCCGCACACGAGCTCCACGCGCGGCACGGTGCAGACCGCGCATGTCCCGGCCGACCGCGTCGCCAAGGCCGTGGTGCTGCACGATGCCGGCGGGGGTGGTTACGTGATGGCGGTCGTTCCCGGCAGCCGGCACGTAAGCGTCAAGACGCTTTCGAAGAAGCTGGGCCGGGAGCTCAACCTTGCCGGCGAGGACAGCCTCGTGCCCGTCTTCAAGGACTGCGCGGTCGGCGCGATCCCGCCGCTGGGGCCGGCGTACGGCATGGAAACCATCGTCGACGACAGCCTGGTCGGGGTGCCGGAGATCTATTTCGAGGCCGGCGACCACGAGGAGCTGATCCGCGTGAAGGGCGAGCAGTTCCTTTCGCTCCTGCGCGAGG is from Sulfurifustis variabilis and encodes:
- a CDS encoding PilX N-terminal domain-containing pilus assembly protein, producing the protein MNNRESIHLTVAAASPPRHRGRAARPPVGRQCGTALVMALVILLVLTILGISAMDTGSLQAVMARNTQDTHRAFEAAESGLSRAMNTAGSFDLYNPVTNDFDFGSGTYKAKATVTTEFLAFSPPKRGSGYSAINFDSANFDQKSTGEVAATSAKTALHQGVSQIVNKSE
- a CDS encoding PilW family protein; protein product: MRTPLRNMHGVNLVELMVAMTIGLLILAAVSTLLLDSKRSYVMQDGMARLQENARHAMQTIMRDLRMAGYYGCADEITSVTNTLNGSSGGEAFDVSNPIQGSDDRSNWYPLASPAVPPPTDMLAGTDAIAIRYLDPNTEVDVDEPFMPTTSAALHTSGSGLKVGEIVFVNDCSAGALFQITGPGNMGDAVTGTVVHNTGSDGDSKVPGNSTKNLGKIFEDDAKIAKYYYALYYVKESEVSGQPALHRITLITEGDEVKTKEYELVEGIEDLQLLYGEDTVNGDRVPDVYRKANEVTNWSNVVSARIGLVARSLAHTDSGSKEYRPFIDTTPGYDVDGDGEYDPNYDDGPKNDNYQRRVFRTTVVLRNLQ
- the pilV gene encoding type IV pilus modification protein PilV, translating into MRNSRFSGFTLVEVLIALLVLSLGLLGLALLQVQAMQLNTDGYLRTQASMLAYELIDRIRANPKAASYYHIPDETAINSKKGAYDSCAASTCKCDAVVCDSNTMATYDVGKWYQDQARILPQGNERSTVTKDGNQYTIVMRWMERDFAVQQEWVVEL
- a CDS encoding GspH/FimT family pseudopilin, whose amino-acid sequence is MALERKLRRYSKAPFVCQKEPFVCIYLQDKYPFVPAFMPSVGFRHFCRSMAGFNLVELMATLVVIGVLLGVGLPAINRFVESNRLTSATNNLISDLSVARTEAVKRGLRVGVCTSTDASTCSASTWERGWLVFVDKDGNSAWTAGTDEVVRARESLPGSMAASSVLSTGGGINLSLYDRQGAVPALRATDTDDAIEYSFCNTKLGRGRKVTVNEFGRHTLANIDC
- a CDS encoding Fur family transcriptional regulator; this encodes MMHAHATEHGKRLSQPEIVALLRGRGINPTTQRIQIVRVLFERGTHLSAEDVFRAVNAESHHVSKATVYNTLGLLAEKGVVREVIADPTRIFYDPNTAPHHHLYDEGTGQLTDIDAGEVQVSGLPELPEGAMLQGVDVIVRFRAK
- a CDS encoding dodecin family protein yields the protein MAIVKVIEVLAQSDKSWEDAAHSALQEASKTVRNIKSIYVKELQAKVENNRISEYRVNAKISFVVE
- a CDS encoding zinc ribbon-containing protein, with product MIAEAAYFRAAARGFRGGDPVQDWLAAEAEIDQALPPPERQTEERAIYEQLREEIERRFAEMRGAVNADGVRAAVDRAVVQLKEMGGYTADAINKVADTVKKDLASAAVKMGPEWQRFSAKSADSFAVWRDRGRGFLAGAATAVGEWLQQAGRRFEQQSYRAGEMTASGSFECTACGEKLSLAQPGHLPPCPNCRNLEFRRL
- a CDS encoding single-stranded DNA-binding protein, translated to MADALAQSAPGSDELDLLLAVLPDSLRRSLTDTDRTALTEIVMDLGRPAAARIDGRTRALSQRAVRPEDLAHVIDRIGEFTEDNRAGIARTLHRIAALRNRKGQIVGLTLRVGRAVHGTIDILRDLLESGRNLLILGRPGIGKTTKLREAARVLADDLSRRVIVIDTSNEVAGDGDIPHPAIGEARRMQVPHPERQHAVMIEAVENHMPEVIVVDEIGTEAEAAAARTIAERGVQLIGTAHGNTLENLVMNPTLSDLVGGVHVVTLSDDEARRRGSPKTVTERRAPPTFDIVVEIVERDEVVVHRDTALAVDRLLEGMDPGGERRTRGTTVRAREIADERRPSEEAGVAERLPPSHEKTVRVYPYALSRDLLERVIRDLRVNARAARRPEDSDLIVALRSRAEDARLTRLVDATGLPLHVVKSNTTAQLRRVLQNVFNVMQGFDDEEVKDAVREVEHAIQRVLNEGVEVALAPRRPMIRRMQHRMIVRYHLDAEAAGREPLKHLVIHPRRH
- a CDS encoding BCAM0308 family protein, translating into MGTKSANGPNHRRRDRLLREYEHDTYKMRGKPREPAVCPECRAVYHKGRWQWSPPSQDAQPLVCPACQRMHDRCPAGFLALNGPFFASHRDEILHLAHNVEAREKGLHPLRRIIGLEDHDDGVLITTTTMGTARSIGTAVHHAYKGELDYRYTDESNILRVNWRR
- a CDS encoding ribonuclease Z, which codes for MRPLFHPQLVNDAFGDPGLYVEFMFERRALLFDLGDLGGLSTRRVLRVTDVFVSHAHMDHFIGFDYLLRLHLGRGKRLRLYGPPGFAAQVGHKLAAYTWNLVHRYEAQLVFEVLEVHPDGNAFVREFSSSSAFRHANERPFKLVDGVLFDEPALRVRTVFLEHGTSVLAFALEEKAHVNVWKNRLQEMGLPMGPWLHALKRAVLAGLPDETLVRVPGATARDLPLGMLREHLVRVVPGQKIAYIVDCDFSTANVRRIVSLARDADWLYVESPFLHEDVAHATRKHHLTTRQAGWLAREARAKRTVPFHFSPKYRDREAQLRSEVEESAAIGALT
- a CDS encoding DUF6763 family protein; this translates as MAEAEPIESQWYQHRDKGHRFQVLAADRDAGTIDIQHFDGDIEEIDFDQWAELEVEAIEAPEDWTGPMDDVEVDDLGYTETDMNERDWEEPLEERGRRNSEEEPEGG
- a CDS encoding aminoacyl-tRNA deacylase; the encoded protein is MTIAKTVENYLQQNRVAYDVVPHPHTSSTRGTVQTAHVPADRVAKAVVLHDAGGGGYVMAVVPGSRHVSVKTLSKKLGRELNLAGEDSLVPVFKDCAVGAIPPLGPAYGMETIVDDSLVGVPEIYFEAGDHEELIRVKGEQFLSLLREARHGQFTH